In Candidatus Eremiobacteraceae bacterium, a genomic segment contains:
- a CDS encoding glutathione S-transferase family protein, whose protein sequence is MQPSAQFPAEQSHDGSFVRQQDVFRDWISSDGRTRFPAVAGRYHLYVSYACPWAHRTIIVRSLLGLEDAIGMSVVDPVRDDRGWAFREGPGHGEDPINGFAFLSQAYIATDPAYSARVTVPVLWDTVTKRIVNNSDDDIMRMFETEFIGLARHKLDLCPASLRGEIDELNEQIFETVNDGVYRAGFATRQSAYERAARTLFVNLDALDERLADRRYLFGKKPLETDWRLFVTLIRFDAVYVGHFKCNLRRIVDYQNLSGYLRDLYKIDGIARTVNFDHIKRHYYITHDDINPTRIVPIGPLLDLDAPHGRERL, encoded by the coding sequence ATGCAGCCGAGCGCGCAATTCCCAGCCGAGCAGTCGCACGACGGTTCCTTCGTACGCCAACAGGATGTCTTCCGCGACTGGATCTCAAGCGACGGACGCACACGCTTTCCAGCGGTCGCCGGCCGCTACCATCTGTACGTCTCGTACGCGTGCCCGTGGGCGCACCGGACGATCATCGTGCGGTCGCTGCTCGGACTTGAAGATGCGATCGGCATGTCCGTCGTGGACCCGGTGCGCGACGATCGCGGTTGGGCGTTTCGGGAGGGACCGGGTCACGGCGAAGACCCCATCAACGGGTTTGCGTTTCTTAGCCAAGCCTACATCGCCACGGATCCTGCGTATTCGGCGCGCGTCACGGTACCTGTGCTGTGGGATACCGTGACCAAGCGAATCGTGAACAACTCCGACGACGACATCATGCGCATGTTCGAAACGGAGTTCATCGGTCTCGCGCGACACAAGCTCGATCTGTGCCCTGCGTCGCTCCGCGGGGAGATCGACGAACTCAACGAGCAGATCTTCGAAACGGTGAACGACGGCGTCTATCGCGCCGGGTTCGCGACCCGCCAGAGCGCCTACGAGCGCGCCGCTCGAACGCTGTTCGTAAATCTCGACGCGCTCGACGAGCGCTTAGCCGACCGACGCTATCTCTTCGGCAAGAAGCCGCTCGAGACCGATTGGCGCCTTTTCGTGACGCTCATCCGCTTCGATGCCGTCTACGTCGGACATTTCAAGTGCAACCTGCGCCGCATCGTGGACTACCAAAACCTGTCGGGCTATCTGCGTGATCTCTACAAAATCGACGGCATCGCGCGAACCGTGAACTTCGACCACATCAAGCGTCACTACTACATCACGCACGACGACATCAATCCCACCCGCATCGTGCCGATCGGGCCGCTCCTCGATCTCGACGCTCCGCACGGCCGCGAGCGGCTCTGA
- a CDS encoding acyltransferase, with product MDYVDGLRAVAILLVLMLHAGTTHLHPARGLPFDVVDVGTHGVDLFFVISGFVLSYPTLAKLHSAGAATFDVAGFFARRVVRIVPPYWAALGVMAIAATLLTHAHIPLPSGVNPPRSVIDIVRQMFFIQQAGSGIHRAAWVVDLFWSLQVELAWYLSFPLVLWLWVRARVWFWITAALPNFVALFIAPGPGNLLHSAVLPLTLMWLPFMLGVVAADAHIRRLPLQRWAWAFFFVFAIAAFFFAPRLPAGSGPVGWWGHDLVLWHLAAFCFVVWAGHAALLQHALSWRPLKITGLASYSIYLMHAPLVHSNALERFGITGWPAFFTSMAIGMAAGFGFWALVERHFVDTKLRDHLVAGLQPVISVIMGSIRAPRKNLFGSAISEAVPQSEDARA from the coding sequence ATCGACTATGTCGACGGCCTTCGCGCAGTCGCCATACTCCTCGTTCTCATGCTCCACGCCGGCACGACGCATCTTCACCCGGCGCGCGGTTTGCCGTTCGATGTCGTCGATGTCGGTACGCACGGCGTCGACCTCTTCTTTGTCATTTCAGGTTTTGTGCTCTCGTATCCGACGCTCGCCAAACTCCATTCCGCGGGAGCGGCGACGTTTGACGTCGCCGGATTCTTCGCTCGCCGGGTCGTACGCATCGTCCCCCCATACTGGGCGGCGCTCGGTGTCATGGCGATCGCGGCGACGCTGCTGACGCATGCGCACATCCCGCTGCCTTCGGGCGTCAACCCGCCGCGCAGCGTGATTGACATCGTCCGTCAGATGTTCTTCATCCAGCAGGCAGGCAGCGGCATACACCGCGCGGCGTGGGTCGTGGATCTTTTCTGGTCGCTTCAGGTCGAACTCGCCTGGTATCTATCGTTTCCGCTGGTGCTTTGGTTGTGGGTCCGCGCGCGGGTGTGGTTCTGGATCACCGCCGCACTCCCGAACTTCGTCGCGCTTTTCATCGCGCCCGGTCCTGGGAACTTGCTTCATAGCGCGGTGCTGCCGCTCACGCTGATGTGGCTCCCGTTCATGCTCGGCGTCGTCGCGGCCGACGCGCATATCAGACGTCTACCACTGCAGCGCTGGGCGTGGGCCTTCTTCTTCGTTTTCGCAATCGCAGCGTTCTTCTTCGCACCGCGGCTTCCGGCGGGGAGCGGTCCCGTCGGGTGGTGGGGTCACGATCTCGTCTTATGGCATCTCGCGGCGTTCTGTTTCGTCGTCTGGGCAGGTCACGCTGCGCTGCTGCAACACGCGCTTTCATGGCGACCGCTGAAGATCACGGGCTTAGCATCGTATAGTATCTACTTGATGCACGCGCCGCTCGTGCATTCAAACGCGCTCGAACGTTTTGGCATCACCGGCTGGCCGGCGTTCTTCACGAGCATGGCGATCGGCATGGCGGCGGGCTTTGGTTTCTGGGCGCTCGTCGAACGGCACTTCGTCGATACGAAATTGCGCGACCACCTGGTCGCGGGTTTACAGCCTGTCATATCGGTGATCATGGGGTCGATTCGAGCGCCACGCAAGAATCTATTCGGAAGCGCGATCTCCGAAGCGGTGCCGCAAAGCGAGGATGCGAGGGCTTAG
- the pqqE gene encoding pyrroloquinoline quinone biosynthesis protein PqqE, with amino-acid sequence MTAKAMQSRPLSLLAELTYRCNLQCAYCYNPLDLGAYRDELAIDDWLRVIGEAAHLGVLQIHFSGGEPTLRPDDLVAMVAMARDNDLYSNLITQGTFLSEPLLDRLAGAGLDHIQLSLQAPNAAVGDAIAGAAVHERKFDALRRIVKRQDFALTVNCVLHRANIDAVDDMIALAESVRAPRLELANAQMYGWAYLNRSTVVPTRAQVERADASVAAAQIRLRGTMDITYVRADYYDEFPKPCMNGWGTRFLTIAPNGRVLPCPAAAAIGSLSFDNVKERSLESIWFDSVAFQAYRGTAWMSEPCRSCARREIDLGGCRCQAMLLAGDAALTDPVCSLSPHRSLVDAILDSDLEPGASSTPRRI; translated from the coding sequence ATGACCGCCAAAGCGATGCAATCTCGGCCGCTCTCACTTTTGGCGGAACTCACGTACCGCTGCAATCTGCAGTGCGCGTACTGTTATAACCCGCTCGATCTCGGAGCGTATCGCGACGAATTGGCGATCGATGACTGGCTTCGCGTCATCGGCGAAGCTGCGCACCTCGGCGTCTTGCAGATACACTTCTCCGGAGGCGAACCCACGCTCCGACCCGACGACCTCGTCGCGATGGTCGCCATGGCTCGCGACAACGATCTCTATTCCAACCTCATCACGCAGGGCACATTTCTGAGCGAACCGCTGCTCGATCGTCTTGCCGGCGCCGGCCTCGACCACATCCAGCTCAGTTTGCAGGCACCGAACGCAGCGGTGGGCGATGCGATCGCGGGCGCAGCCGTCCACGAGCGAAAATTTGATGCGCTGCGACGGATCGTGAAGCGCCAAGACTTCGCACTCACTGTCAATTGCGTGCTGCACCGCGCGAACATCGATGCCGTCGACGATATGATCGCGCTTGCCGAATCCGTTCGAGCACCGCGTCTCGAACTTGCCAATGCGCAGATGTACGGGTGGGCCTATCTCAATCGCTCGACCGTTGTGCCGACCCGCGCTCAGGTGGAACGGGCCGATGCGTCGGTGGCCGCGGCGCAAATCCGGCTGCGCGGCACGATGGATATCACGTATGTGCGCGCGGACTACTACGACGAATTTCCAAAGCCGTGCATGAACGGTTGGGGCACGCGATTTCTGACGATCGCGCCGAACGGACGCGTTCTGCCCTGCCCGGCGGCGGCCGCCATCGGGTCGTTGAGCTTTGACAACGTGAAAGAACGATCGCTGGAATCGATCTGGTTCGACTCCGTCGCGTTTCAGGCGTATCGCGGTACCGCATGGATGTCGGAGCCGTGCCGTTCATGTGCGCGTCGCGAAATAGATTTAGGCGGGTGCCGGTGTCAGGCCATGCTTCTTGCCGGCGACGCAGCGCTGACCGACCCGGTCTGCTCGCTCTCGCCGCATCGTTCACTCGTCGATGCGATTCTCGACAGCGACCTCGAGCCGGGCGCCTCGTCGACCCCACGTCGCATATGA
- the pqqD gene encoding pyrroloquinoline quinone biosynthesis peptide chaperone PqqD, whose protein sequence is MPSARAADVDPACVPRLRPGVRLRTVGPDSVLLVPEGVVNLSATAGAIVAAIDGSRSVADIVALMADRFDTQGVDAAEDVSDLLGRFSDHAWIAIEQ, encoded by the coding sequence ATGCCGTCCGCGCGGGCAGCTGACGTGGATCCCGCATGCGTGCCGCGGCTGCGGCCCGGTGTCAGGCTGCGAACGGTCGGCCCCGACAGCGTGCTCTTGGTGCCCGAGGGAGTGGTGAACTTGTCGGCGACAGCCGGCGCGATCGTCGCGGCGATCGACGGGTCGCGCAGCGTGGCGGATATCGTGGCGCTCATGGCCGATCGTTTCGATACGCAAGGCGTCGACGCAGCTGAAGACGTCTCCGATCTTCTCGGCCGTTTTTCCGATCATGCTTGGATCGCGATCGAACAATGA
- the pqqC gene encoding pyrroloquinoline-quinone synthase PqqC, whose product MALDKPAFADSLRAVGAERYHDRHPFQVAMNAGSLTKIQIHHWIYNRYYYQKSIPIKDAAILANLPDRDKRRVWVRRIVDHDGTLEEGGGGIEMWVALARASGLDEGDVLSERFVNPGARFAVDAYVNFARSSPWLPGVASSLTELFAPNLMARRITALCERYPWIDPRGLEYFRTRMNIAPRDAAYTLDWVLEAADTQALQNACVAALRFKCDVLWALLDATERGAADAVRAGS is encoded by the coding sequence TTGGCGCTCGATAAGCCCGCGTTCGCCGACTCATTACGCGCGGTGGGGGCCGAACGATACCACGACCGCCATCCGTTTCAGGTCGCCATGAATGCGGGGAGCCTGACGAAGATCCAGATCCATCATTGGATCTACAATCGCTACTACTACCAAAAGAGCATCCCGATCAAAGACGCCGCTATCCTCGCCAACCTGCCGGACCGCGACAAGCGTCGAGTGTGGGTCCGTCGCATCGTGGATCATGACGGTACCTTGGAAGAAGGCGGAGGCGGCATCGAGATGTGGGTCGCGCTTGCCCGTGCGTCCGGACTCGACGAGGGTGATGTCCTCTCCGAGCGATTCGTGAATCCCGGCGCGCGCTTCGCCGTGGACGCGTACGTCAACTTCGCGCGTTCGAGCCCTTGGTTGCCGGGGGTAGCGTCGTCCTTGACCGAACTCTTCGCGCCGAATCTTATGGCTCGACGGATCACGGCTCTTTGCGAACGGTACCCTTGGATCGATCCCCGTGGACTCGAATATTTCCGCACGCGCATGAACATCGCTCCGCGCGACGCCGCCTACACCCTTGACTGGGTCTTGGAGGCAGCCGACACTCAAGCTCTGCAAAACGCGTGCGTCGCAGCGCTCCGCTTCAAGTGCGACGTCTTGTGGGCGCTCCTCGATGCGACCGAGCGAGGCGCAGCCGATGCCGTCCGCGCGGGCAGCTGA
- a CDS encoding MBL fold metallo-hydrolase, whose amino-acid sequence MIVRVLGTAAGGGLPQWNCRCNNCRSARAGEMAVRMQASIAVSSDGDHWLLVNATTDIRRQMELLPPQPSAPARGTPVNAVLLTDANIDHAGGLLELRQSPVTRIFSSAQVRDALAGANPIFAPFARGDRRWSVFDASLNETSVADVGPDLRVTAIDVPGLMPSFAGGAESRGAATAFVIEEPATQARVLYSPVFLRPNDALVAAAQRCDAVFLDGSFWSDDELPAHGLGERTARQMGHAPIGGENGWLKTFGMVNGAVRSHRYCTHVNNSNPVLDPQSAEARVLRDAGYALPDDGMELDLGAR is encoded by the coding sequence GTGATCGTTCGCGTCCTCGGCACAGCCGCGGGCGGAGGTCTCCCGCAGTGGAATTGCCGCTGCAATAACTGCCGGTCCGCGCGCGCGGGCGAAATGGCCGTGCGCATGCAAGCATCGATCGCCGTCTCTTCTGACGGCGATCATTGGTTGCTGGTCAACGCAACCACAGACATTCGCCGCCAGATGGAACTTCTGCCGCCACAACCCAGCGCGCCCGCTCGCGGAACACCGGTGAACGCGGTGCTGCTCACGGACGCCAATATCGATCACGCCGGCGGCTTGCTTGAATTGCGTCAGAGCCCGGTGACCCGGATCTTCTCAAGTGCTCAGGTGCGTGACGCGCTCGCCGGCGCAAATCCGATATTCGCGCCGTTCGCGCGCGGCGATCGCCGTTGGTCCGTCTTCGACGCCTCCTTGAATGAGACGTCGGTGGCCGATGTCGGACCTGATTTGCGCGTCACGGCTATCGACGTGCCCGGTCTCATGCCATCGTTTGCCGGCGGCGCGGAGTCGCGCGGCGCGGCGACGGCGTTCGTCATCGAAGAACCCGCAACGCAAGCGCGAGTGCTATACTCGCCCGTGTTCCTTCGCCCCAACGACGCGCTCGTCGCCGCGGCGCAGCGATGCGATGCCGTTTTTCTTGATGGTTCGTTTTGGAGCGATGACGAGCTTCCGGCACATGGACTCGGAGAACGGACTGCGCGTCAGATGGGGCACGCGCCGATCGGCGGCGAGAACGGATGGTTGAAAACGTTTGGGATGGTGAACGGCGCGGTCCGCTCGCACCGCTACTGCACGCACGTCAACAATTCCAATCCGGTGCTCGATCCGCAGTCGGCTGAGGCGCGAGTTCTGCGCGATGCGGGCTATGCACTGCCGGATGACGGCATGGAGCTCGACCTTGGCGCTCGATAA
- the pqqA gene encoding pyrroloquinoline quinone precursor peptide PqqA — protein sequence MKRPWEKPEFEYVPLGAEVTAYLGSSTAL from the coding sequence ATGAAGCGCCCGTGGGAAAAACCCGAATTCGAATACGTGCCGCTTGGCGCGGAAGTGACGGCCTATCTCGGATCATCCACCGCGCTCTAG
- a CDS encoding DUF5602 domain-containing protein: MRSLRLAGVAVACALVAAAATAHAATMATMAPMPQPPRPSFIPAGNVQMSPCIPTMGSHWANPATIANGGPIYGVYGGKPVFTEIMLTPKDFAAGKSWDEVLKPLPGYAINHVDIDFLPHGHPGMPFPHYDIHAFYVSHATHMAYCGGLPALKKMLNM; the protein is encoded by the coding sequence ATGCGATCTCTTCGACTTGCGGGCGTCGCCGTCGCGTGCGCTCTCGTCGCCGCCGCTGCGACCGCGCATGCAGCGACAATGGCGACAATGGCCCCGATGCCGCAGCCCCCGCGACCGTCATTCATTCCGGCCGGCAACGTGCAGATGTCACCGTGCATCCCCACGATGGGCTCGCACTGGGCCAACCCCGCGACCATCGCCAACGGCGGACCGATCTACGGAGTCTATGGAGGCAAGCCGGTCTTCACCGAAATCATGCTGACTCCGAAAGATTTCGCAGCGGGCAAGAGCTGGGATGAAGTGTTAAAGCCCTTGCCCGGATACGCGATCAACCACGTCGACATAGACTTCTTGCCGCACGGTCACCCGGGCATGCCTTTCCCGCACTACGACATCCACGCGTTTTACGTGTCGCATGCCACGCACATGGCGTACTGCGGCGGACTACCGGCGCTCAAGAAAATGCTCAACATGTAA
- a CDS encoding oligopeptide transporter, OPT family translates to MASSRTAGLSDFRLELTWRGIILGAAITLVFTAANVYLGLKVGLTFASSIPAAVISMAVLRAFKNATIFENNIVQTVASAAGTLSSIIFVLPGLVMVGWWTDFPYWESFAVCAIGGVLGVMYSVPLRRALVTQSDLPYPEGVAAAEVLKVGVGSRGATDESVDENKKGLVALAVSAVVSAGYAAIVATRAFADTIAGYFRAGAGATGFGMSMSLALLGAGHLIGLSVGLAILTGLVLAWGVLTPVFAALHPPTGLTAAADIALDVWRHQVRFIGVGTIGISAIWAIIQLAKPVYTGIVSSIASSRRQAAGGAAAESLPRTERDLPIGTVALISVACFVPLAILLAIFLQGSAIASLTVPLVIAGLLYVIVAGFFVAAACGYMAGLIGSSNSPVSGLGILSIIGAALLLLVVARSTGPAGAPALVAFALFVTAVLLNVATISNDNLQDLKTGQLVDATPWRQQVSLIAGVFFGASVIPPILHLLGQAYGFGTGPHALPAPQATLISTLAKGVIEGQIRWDLIGIGVLIGIAVIIVDLLLKRTKGRQLPPLAVGLGIYLPATTTSAAVLGAVVGWAYNRWVAKGPNADIARRMGVLIASGLIVGESLFGVLLAGVIVATGNATPFALFGDSFQNIATIIGAVAFAAAVYLLYRWCAGLARGVRSSL, encoded by the coding sequence TTGGCTTCATCGCGCACGGCCGGCCTTTCGGATTTTCGCCTAGAACTCACATGGCGAGGGATCATACTCGGCGCCGCGATCACGCTCGTGTTCACGGCGGCGAACGTCTATCTTGGACTGAAAGTCGGACTGACGTTCGCGTCATCGATCCCGGCGGCCGTCATTTCGATGGCGGTGCTTCGCGCATTCAAGAACGCGACGATCTTCGAGAACAACATCGTGCAGACCGTCGCATCGGCGGCCGGAACGCTTTCCTCTATCATATTCGTCCTGCCCGGACTCGTCATGGTGGGCTGGTGGACGGACTTTCCGTATTGGGAATCGTTTGCCGTGTGCGCGATCGGCGGAGTTCTCGGCGTGATGTACAGCGTGCCGCTGCGCCGCGCACTCGTGACACAATCGGACCTGCCGTACCCGGAAGGCGTCGCCGCCGCGGAGGTTCTGAAAGTCGGCGTCGGATCACGCGGCGCCACGGACGAATCCGTGGACGAGAACAAGAAAGGCCTCGTTGCGCTCGCTGTGAGCGCAGTTGTGTCGGCCGGCTACGCCGCGATCGTCGCGACGCGCGCGTTCGCCGACACGATCGCCGGATATTTTCGAGCCGGCGCCGGCGCGACCGGGTTCGGTATGTCGATGTCGCTCGCGCTCTTGGGCGCAGGCCATCTCATCGGCTTGTCGGTCGGCCTTGCGATTCTCACCGGCCTTGTGCTCGCGTGGGGCGTTCTCACGCCGGTCTTCGCTGCACTCCACCCGCCAACCGGCCTGACGGCGGCCGCGGACATCGCGCTCGACGTTTGGCGGCACCAGGTGCGCTTCATCGGTGTCGGCACTATCGGGATCTCCGCGATCTGGGCGATCATCCAGCTCGCAAAGCCCGTCTACACAGGTATCGTGTCGTCGATCGCGTCGTCGCGACGGCAGGCAGCCGGCGGCGCGGCCGCCGAGTCGCTGCCTCGGACCGAGCGCGACCTGCCGATCGGAACGGTCGCGCTGATCAGCGTCGCGTGCTTCGTCCCCCTCGCGATCCTGCTCGCGATCTTCTTGCAAGGAAGCGCCATCGCTTCATTGACCGTGCCGCTCGTCATCGCCGGCCTGCTCTACGTGATCGTCGCAGGGTTCTTCGTCGCCGCGGCGTGCGGCTACATGGCGGGTCTCATCGGGTCGTCGAATAGTCCCGTGTCGGGCCTCGGCATCTTGAGCATCATCGGCGCCGCGCTGCTCCTGCTCGTCGTCGCAAGAAGCACCGGCCCAGCCGGAGCCCCGGCACTCGTGGCGTTTGCGCTATTCGTCACGGCGGTGCTGCTCAACGTCGCGACGATCTCCAACGATAATCTCCAAGATCTGAAGACCGGACAATTGGTGGATGCGACGCCCTGGCGGCAACAAGTCTCGCTCATCGCCGGCGTGTTCTTCGGCGCAAGCGTCATCCCGCCGATCCTTCACCTGCTCGGCCAGGCATACGGGTTCGGCACCGGACCTCACGCGCTGCCCGCGCCGCAAGCGACCCTCATCTCGACGCTGGCAAAGGGCGTGATCGAAGGACAGATCCGATGGGACCTGATCGGCATAGGCGTGCTGATCGGCATCGCCGTGATCATCGTCGATCTCTTGTTGAAGCGGACGAAAGGCCGGCAACTTCCACCGCTGGCAGTGGGTCTTGGGATCTACTTGCCCGCGACGACGACGTCGGCTGCCGTGCTCGGCGCCGTCGTGGGCTGGGCGTACAATCGCTGGGTGGCAAAAGGCCCGAACGCCGACATCGCGCGACGCATGGGCGTCTTGATCGCGTCGGGATTGATCGTCGGCGAAAGTTTGTTCGGCGTGCTCCTTGCCGGGGTCATCGTCGCAACGGGCAACGCGACACCATTCGCCCTATTCGGCGACTCATTCCAAAATATTGCGACGATCATCGGCGCGGTCGCGTTCGCGGCCGCAGTCTACCTGCTCTATCGCTGGTGCGCGGGCTTGGCTCGCGGCGTTCGGTCGTCACTATAG